GAAAGTGTTCGTAGTGGGTAGGCAGGACCGGGCCATTATTTCGCGGTTCACGCCGTAAAGAGAACCATGGTCAGCAGTTTGCTGAAAGGGCACAGGTTGGTGTGGTGGTACTTGGTCACATGTTCCCCGACGTGCTTGCGCAATGTCAGCACATTGGGGAACCTGGCCAATTGCAAGTGCCCTGTATTTTTAACCAGCTGAATATTATGGGTAGAGGCGCCTGAGCTTGATGCGGGCGTGCTCAGTCCTGCACTGTCCCACTACCCACCCTCACCTTCCTCCGGTTGCGCGCACTCCCAGGCGGCCACCTGGCGTTCCAGGTCGTCCTCGCTGGCGATCGGCTGATCCAAACACTGCGTTGCAAGCGCAGCGAACTCGATTTCAGCGATGTTTAGTTGGCTGGCATGCTCTGGCGTGTAATGCGATGCTCAGGCACCTCGAATCCGCCCGTGAACAATCGTAGACACGCTCTTACAGCTTTTGCGTCTCGATCAGTTCGGGTGTCACTTCGCGCGGGTGCGGGGGAGTGCACGAACCCTGGGCATTCATCCAGCCGAGCGAGTCGAGGTCCAGGCCGCACCTGGCAATGTAGGCGCGGGCGTAGGCTTCCGCAAAACCTTCCGAGGGCGCGCGGTAATAGGCGCCCCAGCGCTTTCCCTGGTCGGTGAAGCCGCCGTGTGACAGGCCCAGTTTGCGCAAATCCAGGCAGTGCCCGAGCTCATGGGCGACCAGGTTCACGCGCTGCCAGCGTGTCGCCTTCTCGAAAAATTCCTGGTCGAGCTGCACCACGCAGATGCTGCCGAGGGGCACGGTGCAGCCCACCAGTTCGGCCGAGCAGAAGCCGAATTCACGCCGGTCTTTCAGGATGTACAGCACCCGGGTACCGAACATGAACGTGCCGTTCTCGCCGGGAGCGGGAGGCAGAAAGGCGCAGGACGACAGCAGCAGCGGCAAGGCCAGCATCCTGAGGGCAGGAACACGCATGTAGCCAGTGTAGCGGCGGGCGTAAGCGTCAAAGTCCTGCGAGTTCTTTGGCCTGTTCGATGACAGCGTCGAACATCAGTGGGGTCAGCCGGCCAGTCTGGGTGTTCTGCTGCGAGACGTGGTAGCTGCTGATCAGGGTCGTGCTGTCTGGCAGCGTGTGCACCGCGCCGTGCGCAAAGGGAAAATCCCGTGGCCGCAACCCCACGAAGCGCAGAAACGCCTCGTGCCCGATGCGCCCCAGCGCCAATGTAACCCGGCGCTCGGTGAGCAGGCGCAACTCTGCGGCGAACCAGGCCGAGCAGCGCGACAGCTCCTCTGGCAGGGGCTTGTTAGCAGGAGGTGCGCAGCGCACGGGCGCCGTGATGCGCACGCCGTGCAGCTGCAACCCGTCACCGCGCGCCTCGCTGTGCGGCTGGCTGGCGAGTCCGGCGCGGTGCAGCGCGGCGTACAGAAAGTCGCCGCTGCGGTCTCCGGTGAACATGCGGCCCGTTCGGTTGCCGCCGTGGGCACTGGGGGCGAGGCCCACGATCACGATGCGGGCCAGTTCGTCCCCAAAGCCGGGCAACGGGCGACCCCAGTAGTCTTGATGCCGAAAGGACGCGCGTTTTTCGAGGGCCACCTGTTCGCGCCACGCGACCAGCCGGGGACACGCCACGCATTCGGTCACCGCGTGGTCGAGGTCGTGCAAAGTGCGGCAGGTGCCGGTTTCGGGCGGCAAGGTCATGAGGCTTCAGGATAGCGGAGGGGGCCGAGGAAAAGGCGCTCACCTCGCGAGGTGAGCGCCTGAATCCCGTGAATCAGCGCAGCGCGACGTTGACGCTCTGGGTCTTGCCACCACAGGTTACGCTCACGGTGGTGCCTTGCGGCGCGGCCACCGTGCATCCGAGGTTGCGCAGCATGGTGACCGGCACGAAGAGCTGGCCGCCCGAGCTGTAGGGGGTGCTTTCCAATTGCAGCGAACCCGTTCCGAAGCGCGCGCTGCGGTTGTTGGCCGTCACCACCACGCTTTGCCCGAGGCGGGTGAAGGTGCCGACGGTGTCAGCGGCTTGTACGGACACCAGGGCGCTGAGGTCGCGGGCTGAGGCGAAGGCGACGCGTGGAGCGCCGGTCGTGGCGGGCGCGCTGGCCGCCGCTCCACCCTGGGCCTGCCCCTGGGCAGGTGCGGCGCCGGCAGGTGCGTCGACAATGGCGAGCACACTGTTGGCGTTGGCCTGGGCCAGCAGGATGTAGGTGATGTCGTTGCCACTGCGCACGAGCAGGCTGGCGTTGCGGCTGCCGGTGCGGGTTTTCCAGTCCTCGATGACCCGGTCGCCGAACTTGGCCTTGACGCGTGGCTTGAGCGCGTCCACGGTGCCATTGGCGAATAGGCACACTGCCTGGGCAGAGATGCGCAGACCTTCCGGGCAGTTGATGACGCGCCCGCTCAGGGTGGAGTTGACTTCAACGGCCGCACCGGCGGCGGCACTGGTCGGGACTTGCGCGAAAGCAGAAGAGCAAACTGCCGCAAGGGCGAGCCCGCAGGCGAGACGAACAGACTTTGCCAACATGACGCTCATATTACTCAGCTTGCATGAGGGTCGTCTCCGATTCCGCTGAGGTGTGGGTGGCCAGGCTTCAGAAGGGCGTCAGCTCCAGGGTAGGGGCGCCATACGCTCGAGGTAAGATAGGCCCGATCAGCGCGAGGCGAGACAAGGCGAGATGTCTACAGGAGAATATTGACAGCCCATTTTGCTGCATGGTGTCCGGAAGCATGGTGCCCGGAAGCGGGGCAGCCTGCCCATTGGCAGTGCGAATTCGGGAACACGTCCGTGCCCTGGAATTCGGAGCCGAACA
The Deinococcus peraridilitoris DSM 19664 genome window above contains:
- a CDS encoding uracil-DNA glycosylase codes for the protein MTLPPETGTCRTLHDLDHAVTECVACPRLVAWREQVALEKRASFRHQDYWGRPLPGFGDELARIVIVGLAPSAHGGNRTGRMFTGDRSGDFLYAALHRAGLASQPHSEARGDGLQLHGVRITAPVRCAPPANKPLPEELSRCSAWFAAELRLLTERRVTLALGRIGHEAFLRFVGLRPRDFPFAHGAVHTLPDSTTLISSYHVSQQNTQTGRLTPLMFDAVIEQAKELAGL